The genome window TTTGCACCGGTGATTGCAGCACACGCTGCTCTCTTGTGCTCATTGTGCTACAACGAGTGGGATGAGTGGGATGACTGGTTGAACTGTTCTTTCAAGAAAGTCGTATGTCGCGTCACGACGGAACAGTTTGATCAGATGGAACAAAAACTAGAAGGAGGAGACCTAGGACAGGTTATCACTGAGTCAGCTCTTGGAGGTGCAGATGTAGCAATCGTTATCCCTCCGATGCACGACCTCGATCCCTTCTTACGAACCTTAGACTTATGGAGCCCGAATGACGAAAGATGAAGTAGAACAGCTAGAAACCAGGGTGAACCAATCAACTTCGATAGTAGCAGATATCATGGACCGAG of Candidatus Latescibacterota bacterium contains these proteins:
- a CDS encoding peptidyl-tRNA hydrolase, coding for MPDAKKLKMYILIREDVPDNFAPVIAAHAALLCSLCYNEWDEWDDWLNCSFKKVVCRVTTEQFDQMEQKLEGGDLGQVITESALGGADVAIVIPPMHDLDPFLRTLDLWSPNDER